GGCTGGTGCTGATTGCACTGGAATGTAAGGATAGGGCAGGACCATATCTGATTGTCGGTATTATAGCCATGCTGCTCTACCAGATCTTTGTCAACATTGGTCCATTCATTGGTCTGATGCCGCTGACAGGGATTACACTGCCGTTTATCAGTTTCGGGGGCACCTCGCTTGTTCTCAACATGCTTAGTATGGGTCTTGTGATGAGTATCAAAGTGCATACAGAAGAGAACGAGGATATTCTCGGTTCCGCAGAACAGCCAAGCATTACGGAGTTGGTATTGAAGCTATTTAGACGCAAATCAACGCAGCAGGAGCAATAGTCTTTATCCAAGGACAGACTCTTTGCGGAGTGAATACGATATAAGTTAACCCTGGAATCAACAGATCGGAGCAAGATGGATCTGTGGGTTTCAGGGTTTTTCGTTGTGTTGTTTGACGGATTTCCAATTTGTCTTCCAATTCTATACAATGGTAATATTGAAGACTACTGGAAATAATTATTGGGTTATTGAGCCTCAGGGGGATACGTGGGAACATGCTGAGAATGCTGAAGAAGATGGACGGGGTTATTCTGTTTGTGTTGCTGCTGCTTATGGTCATGAGTGTATTTACGGTGTACAGTGCGATTCAGTCCGATCCGAAACTTGGAAATCATCATATCAAAACCTTGCTGTTTTACGGGATTGGATTCGTAGCCATCATTGGTATCGGATTAGTCAATTATAAACTGTATATCCAATATGCGTTTTATATTTACGCAGTTGGAATCGTCCTGCTGATTCTTGTCAACTTTGTAGGTGGCACGATTAATAATGCGAATGGCTGGATAAAGATTAGTGAGAGTCTCACTTTTCAACCAGCAGAATTGTTTAAAATGATCTTGATTCTGTTTCTGGCGCATGTATTGGTCAAAAGAAAAAATTCTACGCTTCGTTTCTGGAAAGATATCGTGCCCATCGGGTTATGGACGTTCGTTCCCTTTGCGTTAGTAATGGCTCAAAATGACCTGGGAAACGCCCTCGGATACATCGTGATTCTGGTCGCCGTGTTATGGATAGGGAATATCAAGTGGTCTCATGCATTAATTGCTCTTGCTATTGTGGGGATCACCTTTTTTGGATTCGTCAAAGCATATACGTCGTATCACGATGAGATTTTCACCTTTCTGGAAAAGGCGAACCGTGAGCACTGGGCCGAGCGAATTGATCCTTGGCTTGTACCGGATAAAGCAACGTCGAAAGCTTCCTGGCATACGAAAAATGCGGGTCTGGCCATAGGCTCGGGAGGCATAACAGGCAAAGGTTACATGCAAGGCACATCTGTTCAATCGGGGCGTGTACCGTATACATACTCGGATTCCATTTTTGTGGTCATTGCCGAGGAGTTTGGTTTTGTAGGCGGATCTGTTCTGCTCTTACTGTATTTTATCCTCATTCATCGTATGGTATTAATCGCATTACACTGTAGAGACCGGGCAGGACCTGTGGTGATTGTAGGTATTATCGGGATGCTGTTATATCAGGTGTTTGAAAATATTGGCGCTTTCCTTGGGCTGATGCCGCTTACGGGCATTACGCTGCCGTTTATCAGCTATGGGGGCACCTCGCTGCTCATTAATATGGCATGTATCGGGCTGGTGATGAGTATTAAGTTGTATGGTCAGGAAGACGAGGACGAGCTTCTTATGGGAGAACAGCGAGCTACCTTATTAGAACGTTTGTGGAGTATGGTCCAAAAGGAAAAGACAACAGCGTAATCCTGAACTTTGGTATGATTCATCTTCGCTATAGAAATCCAGCTTCCCATTCAGAGGATGTTGGAGTAGGTTATGGAGCAGTAAGTTTTTGGTTTGTTAGTCCGATCTTTGCCTGCGCAGCTAGGCGAAGATCTTTTTTTATTTTTAAAGGCAGTGAGAACTTTGAATTTTAAATGAATG
Above is a window of Paenibacillus sp. E222 DNA encoding:
- a CDS encoding FtsW/RodA/SpoVE family cell cycle protein, with protein sequence MLRMLKKMDGVILFVLLLLMVMSVFTVYSAIQSDPKLGNHHIKTLLFYGIGFVAIIGIGLVNYKLYIQYAFYIYAVGIVLLILVNFVGGTINNANGWIKISESLTFQPAELFKMILILFLAHVLVKRKNSTLRFWKDIVPIGLWTFVPFALVMAQNDLGNALGYIVILVAVLWIGNIKWSHALIALAIVGITFFGFVKAYTSYHDEIFTFLEKANREHWAERIDPWLVPDKATSKASWHTKNAGLAIGSGGITGKGYMQGTSVQSGRVPYTYSDSIFVVIAEEFGFVGGSVLLLLYFILIHRMVLIALHCRDRAGPVVIVGIIGMLLYQVFENIGAFLGLMPLTGITLPFISYGGTSLLINMACIGLVMSIKLYGQEDEDELLMGEQRATLLERLWSMVQKEKTTA